CGTTCCCTGCTCCGTGCCACGCTCTCAGCCGGCTCCGGGCTGGCGCCGCTTCTGCCGTGCGATGCCTGGGAAGGCGGACACGTCCCCGGGGGCTCCATTCCCGTTCTTCCGCTCCCCGTGTCCCACGCCCCGACGGGAAGCGCTGCCGCTGCGTGTCCGCACCCCTGCGCGGGGGGATGAGGAAATTGCCAGCGCCAGCAGCGGGGCGGCCCCCGGCCCTTCCCCTCGGGGGTGATGCTCGCTGTACCCCCGCCCGGGCGATGCGCACCGCGGTcggagcagggcagggcgggGCGGTGCCGGTGCCCAGGGCGGGTCCCGGGGCTGGGCGAGGCGGAGCCCGTCGGGCAGCGAGGCCGGTCCCATGGGAGCCCGGCGGGCCGCTGGATGCCCATGGCTTTCAGCCCGGGGCTGCTGGTGGTGGCAGGTTCCTTCGCCGCTTTCCGCCTGTTGAACCGGGGGCTGGAGCGGCTCGTGCCGCCGCCGCCCTCGGCCCGACGCAACCGCTGGAAGTGGCGCAACATCTGGACATCGCTGGCACACAGCGTGCTCAGCGGCGGCGGGGCGCTGGCCGGGTGAGCGGCACCGCGGGGCCCCGCAAGGACATAGGGATGCAGGGGGGACCGGGACATTGGGAGGAAAGGGGGACGTGGAGGGAACCCGACGGGAACGTGCGGCCAAGGGTGCTCTAAAGGAAATGGGGGTgttggggtccctggggagtGTGAGGACCTGCAGACTGAGGGACAAGGTCCGAGGGACAGGGAGGCACCAGGGGATGGGGAGACTTCAGGAAAAACGGGAGGAGAGGGGTGGCTGTGAGTGGAGCAGGGCAACAGGAGGTCTCCGGGGAGGGTCGGCAGCACCAGGTGGGTACTGAGGCCATcgggagggaaatgggaaaccGGTGGCACTGCCCGACACTCACAACCTCTCTCCCTGCAGGTTCTACCTCCACCCCGAGCTGTCCAACGACTTGGTGGGCACACACCCACCCGGGGCTCACAGCCTGGTCGCCGTGTCTGTAGGTGAGGTGTGGCCATGGGCTGTCTCCCTGTTCTGTCCCCCGAGGGGTCTTCACGGGCTCGTCGGTGCCTGACACCAGCCCCTCGAGCCATGTCGTGATGTCTCAGGCACCTCAAACAATCGCTCTATTCTTGACAAAGGACAGTGGCTCCTTTCTGTCCCACGGCACCCGCAGCCAGGAGGTACTGGGCACCGGGCTGCCCTCCACCGTCCTCGGGGGGAGCCTGGCCCTGGAGAGTCCCAAAAGTGCACACATGGGGTTGGTGGAGTTAATTGGTGCCTCTTCCTGGGAGCACATCCTACAGAGTGATTGCAAGAGAGACCCAAACCACACCaatttccttctgctgtgtGTGACTCCCCACCCACACAGATGTGACCATCACTTCCCAGTCAGCTGCAGAGCCCACTGGGGCAGGGGGGATTCATTGGCACAACCCTTCCTGACCCCCATTTTGTTCATGGATTCTCCAATCCCAGGCTATTTCCTCGAAGACTTTGTGGACATGTTGTGCAATCAGAAACTTCATCagtcctgggagctgctctttCATCACTCTGTGGTGAGTGTACCAGCACAGGTACCACCAGGGAGGCTGGGGATGGGGGACATGAGTGGGGCTCCTGCTGTTGTTTGTGTTGGTGTTTGCTGCCTGCTACAAAGTCTGATTTTATTTCCTCGGGAGACGAGCCCAGACAGCAGGGCCTGGAGTTCCTTCTGGTCCTGCAGGACTCTACTCTTAGAGGGTCTGCAGAAAGGCACCCAAAAATGgggtaggaaaaaaaacttaTGTACACAGAGTGTGGGAGCAAAGGGCTGGGCTGATCCACAACAGTGTCACTGCCAGCAGTgacccagctgtcccctctggTACAGGTGAGCAGTTCGCCTCCTGTGGCTCTTGCTTTCTTGAAACCTGCCAGGAAGGGCTGCACACCCCCTCCATCCACCTCCCACTCCCCAGGGTGCTCTCCTCTCACCTGAGGCtggtgtggctggagcagctgtgatGCAGGACCCCCACACTCCAGTGCCTTCTGCCTGTCTTGCTGTGCCCTGTTTGGGTTTCTCTCTGATCACTTCTGATGTCCAGGTGCTGGAGTGTTTTTCCCAACCAAAACaattctgtgctgctgagagtctggatgctgcagggcaggggtgtggcacagcctggagctgagcagcagagatgctgcagggttcaggggaggctcaggggtgTACAGGGCCTggggagggggacagggacagtgctggcATTCACCTGGGATGAGATGGGGTAGGCGGACCTGCTCTTGTCAGTGAgccctggggctctgctggctgctgctggtaaGCCAAAAGTTCATCTCCACAATAGAGCTAATTCAAGCCAAGACAGTGACTTAACGAGCGGGGAACAGATAATCTCATTACACAGCCCATACAGAGAACAGCATTAATGGCATAAACCGAAGAAAGGACTGAGTGTGCTGAAGCGTGGGCAGGCAGAGCCTGTCCCCCTGCCTGGCAGGGAGGGTGCGGGGCAGGAATCCTGTCCCAAACAGCCccatcctctgctgcagcacccagcagccccagggtgctccagggGGCTCTCTGATACACCAAAGCCACCTAATCTCTGCAGGGTGCCTGCTGGGGAGAATCCCAGAGCCAAGAGCAGCCGTAACCCTGGGCTGCAGTCTCCCTTCCTGTCCATTCATTGTGTGTGGAAAAACTTGCTGGGCCACAACCAGCTGGACTCCCCAGGCCACAACAGCAGGGCTAGGTCAGGCTGCTTTATCTCCTCAGCCAACCTGGGGCTTAGAAAGttgtttccttctcttcccactggaacaaaaaaccccactcagGTTTCATGCAATGGTGAGGAGGTGCCAgaggctgcagtgctgcagggatgaCCGGTGCTTTAGCACTGCTGTGATGATCCTTTCCACCTCTTCTCCATGCTGTGCCCAAGCGTGGAGGATTCCAGCTTGCAGCAGCTGAGACCAACCAGCCCCTGGGCTCAgcctctcttctccctccttcccaggtgATCATCTGCTTTGGTATTGCCGTGCTGCTCCACCAGTATGTTGGCTTTGCCCTGGTGGCTTTACTGGTGGAGATCAACTCCATTTTCCTCCACCTGCGGCAGATCCTGCTCATGGCCAACCTGGTGCACACCACCTGCTACCGCCTCAACAGCCTCATCAACCTGGGCACCTACGTGGTGTTCCGCATCGCCACGCTGGCCTGGATGACCCGCTGGCTCTTCCTCAATCGCCACAACGTGCCCCCAGCCACCTACGCTGTGGGCACGATGGGCATGGCAATCATGACACCCATGAACATCATCCTCTTCTACCGCCTGCTGCGGAGTGATTTCTTCAAATGCAGACGGGACGTGCGGCGGGAGAAGGAGGAATAGCCCCCTCCCCTGTGAGGGGGGCAGTTCCAAGCCCATGGAGCAAGTGGAGGGTGAACGTGGCTGTTTCAGTACCTTCAGGGAGGGGCTGCACTAACAGAGCATCCAGGCTTTTCTTGTGGCTCAAGGTCCTGGGCCCTGCACAGGAGAGGAGGTGCTCATGTACCAGGCACTGTGGCTCTGCTCCCCAAACGCTTTTGGATGATGTGGTTGGACAATTGggagctgctcagagaagccTCAACAGCTCTCACAGCTCCCTGAGGCACCACTGAGACGAGAAGGGAGCAGAGTAGCACTGCTCTTCCAGACATCCCGACACCACAGGGTGTTTCCAACCCCTTTGGTGCTGCAGCCCCCAGAATCCCATCAGCCCCAGGACACTGAGTCCTCTGTGCTATCTCCTATGGGAACAGCACCAGCAAGACAGGCTCCAAGGCTTTGTCTTTGAGGTGATGGTCAGTAAAAACCAATCCCTGCACTAATGAGCCCTCCATGAGGCGATTGTCCAAGGCTGAGACCTGGCTGGGGGGCTGCTGCCCACTGTGGGGTGCAGGTCGGGGGCAGCCCCAACCTCTCCTGACAACTGGAGCTTTTCCCGTGTTGTTTTGTCCCCAGATAATTTAAGTGCCCATAAATGAGCGTGGGAGAGCATGAATGGCTGGCAGGAGGATGCTGTGTGATGGTCACTTCCCACAGATGTGGGGTTTTCAGGCACCTTTTAGGATTCAGACATCTGTTAGGAATGCCAAATTGTGCTGCGGAGCCCGGTATAACGCTCTCACCCAGCAGCAAAGGCTCTTACTAACACGAGCTTTTAATAAATGGCTGCAAATGAAGTGGCTTGAGGGGAAAGGACTGAGAGGGGACAAAAGGACTTGGCATCCCAGCCCACTCTGGGGGTGTCACTGCTTAGCACAGTCCTTACCCTGTGTCTCCCTGccattaaatgaaaatacactGTGCACTGGCACACTCTAcctcttttgttgtttttttctcccacacCCCTCTCCTTTCTCTGAAGGAAGATGAAggttttcaaatgtttttctactccacatttccttttcctcaccGATTCTCACGCACTGGACTGTTTCCCAGCAGACCAGCACTGTGTATGTAACAGGATCATCCCACTTGCAGTTACGTGATCCTGTCTGGAGAAATCCACTGCGTCAGTCACGTTTCCTTTGTGTGGCAAATAAGCTTTAACACAAAACCTCTCAGTTGGTTTGAAGAGCTTGGGGACAGGCTGGAGCAAGGCACTGCTTGGAGAGGGTAGCACGTGTTTTGAGGAAGGAGACACATTCCTGCTGGGCAGGGAAAGATGAGTGATCCATGGGCAGTGTGAGGCTGGAGACAATGCGTGGCCAAAGCCTCTTAGGTTTCTATTTGTAGAGAGCAGGGAAGCTTCCAGGTGCTGGGCACAACTACTCCAGGTTTGGGTATGTCACCTCAAGCAGCGTTGAGGTGCCTGTGTgcccctcacagctcccagctggagcagaacTGTCACCCAGGGCTTTCTCTTTGGTCTGACCTATCTATTCCAAgttttccaggagctgctccactgATCCTTGCCCTTAGCACAGCCTCTGCATCCGCTGAAAACGCTgcctctgctctccagcctctgccCACACCCAGGATGTTTCTCAAGGCCTGAATTGTGTTCCCACATTCCTGCTGTCACATGGATGTCCTGTACCCCAGGCACGTGGGGCTGGGGGCCAGGGGAGCCTGGTTTGGGCGCCTCTTAATCCGCCGTGATTTTCCCACAGGGCTAAGGTGGGATAAGCAGTGGCTTTGCAGGTCACTGAGGTCAGAGGTGAGAATGCCCTGTGCTTGTACATCCCAATGGAAAGTGACACAGCCTTGGCTTGAAATGTTTTGGGAAGGACTCACCTCTCTATTCCCACCGTATGGGGGACCATGGGGCTAGAAGTGGTATCTCCATCAGAGAATTAATTGCTGGGGAACAACGCCCCAGCCTGCCACCTTATcacccctgctccagcccaaTCCAAAATTCCTCCAGAACAAACTCCTCTCCCCATGGGAGCCCCTATCCTGGCAAAACTCTAAGGAAAGAGCCTTCCCGGCTGCTGAGCAGCCCTGACAACACATTGAACCCACTTACAGCGAGCTGGACCTCACGTTTTCACAGATGCTGGGCAAGCACTAAGGGCTGGGGGCACCTGTGTTCTGGGAGAGAGGCAGGAAGGGGGCTACGAGGTGGATGGCTACTTGTTGGGGGATTAGGGGCCGTAGTGTGACCATGGGGTTAGTGCTAGGGGTGAGGCGTCGCTTGGCTGCAACATCCTCCTGCCTGCTTGGGGCACTGGGGCTGGCTGAGATGGGCTCAGCTCCACTGAGGGGATGTCCAGGCCCTGTGGGGATGTCGCCGCGCTGCTCCACAGGGAACACCGCGGGGATGTGCCCGCGATGTCCCCCTGAGGGGTAACCCCGACCCTAACACtcttgggggtggggggggccCCTACAACAGCGAGGAGTGAGCTGCGCCAGGCGCTGTCCAATCAGATGCGGCGCCGCGCTGTCACCGCTGCTTCTCTCCGCCAATCGGAAGCAGCGAAGGGTGGGACCGGGAAAAGCGGGACACCTTACCGGAAGTGTGCGCCAGTCACAACTTCCTCCCCTCTTCCGCCCCAGGCCCCCGCCCCCTCTCCGCACTGATAGGATATACCTGCTGTCTGTCACACTTCCTGAAAGCTGACTGGACAGACCGTGCCGAGAGGCCCGCCTACATCCGGGTCTCGCGGGCGCCGTAGCGGCAGCGCGGGGCCGCCATTGTGGTGGGGAGCGCGGGGGTCGCGGCTGCTGGTGAGGGCGAAGGGGGAGCGGCGGGTCCGGGTTGGGCCCGGGGAGGGCGGGAGTGGCGGCGGTGCAACCGGCGGTGGCTTCGTCGTGGTCCTGTACCTCGCCCTGAGCTCCTCTCCACCTTCTCCGCAGTTGCGTCGCCATGGCCGCCGTGTTCCCGTACCGCGGCGGCTGCGCCCCGGTGCCCAACCCGCTGGCGCCGCTGCCCGACTACATGTCCgaggagaagctgcaggagAAAGGTGGGTACAGCCCCGGCACCCCAGATCCTCCGCGGGGGACAAGGCCTGACCCGCCGCCTCTGTGTCCCCGCAGCCCGCaaatggcagcagctgcaggccAAGCGCTATGCGGAGAAGAGGAAATTCGGCTTCGTGGACGCGCAGAAGGAGGACATGCCCCCCGAGCATGTCCGCAAAATCATCCGCGACCACGGCGACATGACCAATAGGAAGTTCCGGCACGACAAGCGCGTCTACCTGGGGTAAGGGCTCCCGATGTGTGACAGACAAGAAGCTCAGGGCATCTGCCGCTGCTGCCTTGATAATTGTTGAAGGGAGAGATTCTTCTCCAAAGGCTTCTTCGTGTCCTTTGTAGCTCGGTGAGGATGTCCTGAGGTATCAGTGCAGAGGAGGATCAGCAAAAGGAGTTGTTGCTTTGAATTTATGAGAAAAACATTAGCCTGGATAATGCATCGTTTAAGGGCTTTCAGTGTCAGTTACAGCTCAGTCTGTTGCTGTGAGGTGTCAGTGCAAAAGAGCATCAGCAAAGGGAATTGTTGCTTTGAATTTGTGAGAAAAAACATGACCCTGCGTAACACAGTGTATTAGAAGAAGTTGAGGAGAGTATGAAATGTTTTTTTGCAAGCTTGAAAAGCATCCTGAGTGCTTCTTTACTGTCTGGGTGTAGAGAGCTGTCTAGTGCATGTTGTGGTCTGCTGCAGTAGCTTACCATTACCCATAATAACTCCAGAAACTCAGACAACttaaaaacttcagtttttgtTTGCAGCATTCTTGAAAGCCAAGACAGTACAAGGGTAAAGTGGGAAACtaatggatttgttttttgaatGAGTCAGATGAGCAGCTCACAGGAGGGAAAACTGGGAGGTTGTTGGGTGTGTGGCAGGTGGTTGGCTGTCTTTGAGATCCACTCCAGTGTGGTTTTCCTTGGTTTGTGTTTGCAGAGCTCTGAAGTACATGCCCCATGCTGTGCTGAAGCTCTTGGAGAACATGCCCatgccctgggagcagatccgAGACGTTCCCGTCCTGTACCACATCACTGGTGCCATCTCCTTTGTCAACGAGATCCCCTGGGTCATCGAGCCTGTCTACATTGCCCAGTGGGGGTAGGTGCCTTCTGCTTCATCGAGGGGAGGCAAACCTTTTTGCATCCACCATAAAATCCCCCTGATTTTAATCTTGCCCtgatttcctgcagctccatgtGGATTATGATGAGGCGGGAGAAGAGGGACAGGCGTCACTTCAAGAGGATGAGATTCCCCCCATTTGATGATGAAGAACCCCCTCTGGATTATGCTGATAACATTCTGGATGTGGAGCCCCTGGAAGCCATTCAGCTGGAGCTGGATCCAGAGGAAGATGCCCCTGTGCTGGACTGGTTCTATGACCACCAGCCTCTGAAGGACAACAGGAAGTACGTACCTGTAGTAGCACAATTCAGTGGGAGAGGGGGGGAGAAAACAATGCATGAATTACCTGTACAGAGCTGTGTGTAACCTTTGTGTGCTGTTGGTGGGGAGAGAAAAGCCTCAAGGGTGGGAGGGAAAGCCTGACTGTGGGAAAGTGGCATAATTTGCTTGCAcgttgctcagagaagctgtgactgccccatccctagaagtggtcaaagtcaggttggatggagctctgagcaacctgggatagtagaTGGTGGAAgggctggaacaagatgagctttaaggttccttccaacccaagctatTCTGGGTTTCTATGATTCAACATCCAGCAAAGCCTCTCTCTATCCAGGAGTCCTGTTATCCACTTACCTGCTAAAACTGATGTTTCTGACCATGCTGTAAAGCTCACAGCCTGCATTATCTAGCTGGAATTTGAAAGTGATATTTGCTAAAGGTGCACAGATATTCTGTGCCAGTTTGGACACAGAGGAGAGGAACTGGAGCAGCCAGCATTTTCTGAGCAGAAGAAGTCCAGAGTGGCATTTAACAGTGCTGCAGCCTTTTCTACAGGCTAGAGACACCCATATGTTACCTGTCCTTGATGAATGCTGCATGGCAAAAGGTGTTTGGTTATTCTGGTGCTTTGGTTGTGCTGTGGCTGTATCTGGAGTGTCCATGCTCTGCTTTCCCAGGTATGTCAATGGCTCCACGTACCAGCGCTGGCAGTTCACCCTCCCCATGATGTCCACCCTGTACCGCCTGGCCAACCAGCTGCTCACTGACCTGGTGGATGACAACTACTTCTACCTGTTTGACCTGAAAGCATTCTTCACCTCCAAGGCACTGAACATGGCCATTCCTGGAGGTCCTAAGTTCGAGCCCCTTGTCAGAGACATCAATCTTCAGTAAGTGTTGGGTTTAGGAGAGAGATGAGTGGTTATCTAGGAAAGGGCTGATAGCTTGTTTTCAGTCACAGATATTTGTTTTTCCCACCCTGAATGCCTGCATAACAATTTCTTGTCTTGTTTTAAGGGACGAAGACTGGAATGAATTTAATGACATCAATAAAATCATCATCAGGCAGCCCATCAGGACAGAGTACAAAATCGCTTTCCCATACTTGTACAACAACCTGCCACATCATGTCCACCTCACCTGGTAAGtgcagcagcctccagagccaagagagggggggaaaggcTGTCAGAGGCTCTAATGCACATTTTTTTGCTTCAGGTATCATACTCCAAACgttgttttcattaaaacagaAGATCCTGACCTCCCAGCTTTTTACTTCGATCCTCTGATCAACCCCATTTCACACAGGCATTCTGTCAAGGTGAGTCACTGGGTTTCCTGTGATAAACCTTATGTGTGGAAGTAGGGGGCTTTAGTATCTTGCTTCTGATAGGAGCCCACAAACATAGATAGTtcaggagaaggcagcagccCTTTGGCCAAAAAATCCATACTTGTCATTTTAGTCTTCTACTTCAGGAGTCGCACAAAGTTGTCACCTTTGGTTACTGTAGGATAAAGCCCAATGTCTAATTACTAGTTTTAGAGTCTCCTGACAGATTATTTATCTTTGTGGTTGCCCTTGGTGTATTCATGGAGCTGACATCTCTCTGAAGTTACCTCCGAAACACCTAACTCAAGGTCTGGTAGCCACACTTTGCCTTGTTTCTTCTCTCATGCTCAGTACAGCCACACTTCTTCCATGAGAGCAAAGAGCTGTTTTTTTAACTTGCTTAACTCAGAAACTGAGCTGAAGCAACCAGGAAACACCTTGTGTTGTCTTCTGTATTTCAGAGCCAGGAGCCACTGCCTGATGACGATGAAGAGTTTGAGCTGCCAGAGTTTGTGGAGCCTTTCCTGAAGGATACCCCACTTTACACTGATAACACAGCCAATGGCATTGCTTTGCTGTGGGCCCCACGACCCTTCAACCTGAGGTCTGGCAGGACCCGGAGAGCTCTTGACATCCCACTGGTCAAGAACTGGTGAGTTCTGTCCTGGGGAAAGGGCTGATGTAGTGATCATTACATTATTACCTTgttataatgaaaattaaaaatggaatggTGACTGGTTTCTAGAGATTTTAGGAGAGTTTCTGGAGACTTTCCTGCAAGGAATGTGAGTTAGCTGAAGCTTTGGAGTGTGATTTATCCATAGGTACCGTGAGCACTGCCCAGCAGGACAGCCAGTCAAAGTGAGAGTCTCCTACCAGAAGCTCCTGAAATACTATGTCCTGAATGCACTCAAACACAGACCTCCCAAGGCCCAGAAGAAGAGGTGAGTGGTCTCCGTTCAGTGGGGAACTGCTGATCTGTGCAGGGAATTGAGAGCTGATTGTGGTCTCTGCTCTCTCCAGGTACCTGTTCCGCTCCTTCAAGGCTACCAAGTTTTTCCAGTCAACCAAGCTGGACTGGGTGGAAGTTGGCCTGCAAGTGTGTCGCCAGGGCTACAACATGCTGAACTTGCTGATCCACAGAAAGAACCTGAATTACCTTCACTTGGATTACAACTTCAACCTGAAGCCTGTGAAGACCCTCACCACAAAGGTATCAGTCCATGTTGTACACAAGACCAGAGTTTACATGAAGTGTAGCCAGTGAGGAAAGAGAAGCCACAGTGCCTCAGCTGCTCAGTTATTGACCAAATGGGAGTTTGTTTCACTCATCTGTGACATCGTTACATAAATTCTGAATATATTGTCTtatccaggaaagaaaaaaatcccgTTTTGGGAATGCTTTCCATCTGTGCCGAGAGGTCCTGCGGCTGACTAAGCTGGTGGTGGACAGCCACGTCCAGTACAGACTGGGAAATGTGGATGCATTTCAGGtaggctttttgtttttttgcttttaaatgtaGTGAGAGGAGGATTAGAATATTTTATATGGGAAATAACTTCTGTGGGATGTACAAAGTGGCTGAATGTTGCAGTGTtacagagaagagaggaaacaatgaaaataagcagcattgtttgaaattctgcttttatagTAGTTTATAAGAATTGATGATGGTCTGAGCCAGCATTAGGAGTTTTGTATGGCTTGATATACTCTGTCCCATAAAACTGGCTGCTGGAGATGATGTCTGAGGTGTTGATTGATATCCCTGACTGTATTCCATGTCTCAGCTGGCAGATGGCCTGCAGTACATCTTTGCCCATGTGGGTCAGCTCACGGGGATGTACCGGTACAAATACAAACTGATGAGGCAAATTCGAATGTGCAAGGACCTGAAACATCTCATCTACTACAGGTTTAACACAGTAAGTTCCACCTTTCCACATGATACCAACCCCAGGTGAACTGAGGAACAAGGGAGGGATCCTGGAATGCCAATAAATGACGTGCTCTTACCACGTCTCTGTTCTTCCAGGGGCCTGTGGGCAAAGGTCCTGGCTGTGGTTTCTGGGCTCCAGGCTGGAGAGTGTGGCTGTTCTTCATGAGGGGCATCACCCCGCTGCTGGAACGCTGGCTGGGGAATCTGCTGGCCAGGCAGTTTGAAGGTCAGCACCCTGTAAATCCTGCATGTGGGAGGAATGTGTGGTGAAGATTAATACTGTTTGCTTGCCAGCCAGTTTTGTGTTCATACTGGTGGTCTTTATCCATGCTTCACTGACCAGTTGAGAGCTCTTTCAAGATATGTGCCCCTAGAAGAGATTCTAAATGGAGGTGGGATCTCCTGCTCCATAGCCACTTAATCATCTTCTCCAGACTGCTGGCAGTGTAATTTCTCCAGACATCCTGCACCTCCATGCACTCCTGAATGAGGAAGGAGAATCACTGCCTGGTGGTATCAGAATTCCTGAAGGATTTTGCTTTCTGCAGGCCGTCACTCAAAGGGTGTCGCAAAGACTGTCACGAAGCAGCGCGTGGAGTCTCACTTTGAcctggagctcagggcagctgtGATGCACGACATCCTGGACATGATGCCAGAAGGGATCAAGCAGAACAAAGCCAGAACCATCCTGCAGCACCTGAGCGAGGCTTGGCGCTGCTGGAAGGCCAATATTCCCTGGAAGGTAAATCTCTTGCTTGACCTTTTGAGTTCAGTTCTAACATCACCCAAGTAGAGCTGCTCTTGGAAGGCTCTCACTCCTTCTTCCCTCAAGttcctgtccctccccaggTGCCAGGGCTGCCAACTCCTATTGAGAACATGATCCTGAGGTACGTGAAGGCCAAAGCTGACTGGTGGACAAACACAGCTCACTACAACCGGGAGCGGATCCGCCGGGGAGCCACCGTCGACAAAACTGTGTGTAAGAAGAACCTGGGCAGGCTGACCAGACTCTACCTGAAAGCTGAGCAGGAACGGCAGCATAATTACCTGAAGGTACTTCTGTCCTCCCTGAAATTGCTCAAATTAATGCTGTTTCCATTGGGAAGCTTTAACTGATTAATTGTGGTATGGTTCTGTAGGATGGTCCTTACATTACTGCAGAAGAGGCTGTTGCTGTGTACACAACCACAGTGCActggctggagagcaggaggtTCTCCCCTATCCCCTTCCCCCCACTGTCCTACAAGCATGACACCAAGTTGCTGATCTTAGCCCTTGAGAGGCTGAAGGAAGCTTACAGGTAAGCAGAGGGAAATAATCTTGATCTTCAGGGGCACTGTGAAAGGCTTCTGTTTTGTTATCAGTTATTCCTGTGGTGAAGTATGATGTAAAATTGTCCCTGGTGGACTGGTAAAACTGTTGGTTTTGATACTGCCAGTTTAGCTGGGAGTTCTTACTGACTCTGTGACTTGGGCAAAACCACTGCCATGCTTATAAGTTTGGGGATGTGGATTGTGAAAACTGAAAGGTTGAACATTATCATTCATCAGTTAATTGCAGTGACCGTTAGGCTGTTCTTGTGCAGGTGCTGAGCTGTTCTCCCTTGTTTTCAGTGTGAAATCACGCCTGAATCAGTCACAGAGAGAGGAGCTGGGCTTGATTGAGCAGGCTTATGATAATCCCCACGAAGCTCTGTCCAGAATCAAGCGACATCTGTTGACTCAGAGAGCCTTCAAAGAGGTGAGTAAAAGCCTGGTGAAAGCCCAGGCATGTTATGCTGCATTCAGAAGCTGAATGGCACAAAAACTTTGTGTTTTCTCTCAACTACCAGCCTcagtttttccctgctttttttttttttgtttgtttgtttgtttgtttgttttttaaaggtgGGAATTGAGTTCATGGATCTCTACAGCCACTTGGTCCCTGTTTATGATGTTGAACCCCTGGAGAAGATCACAGATGCTTATCTGGATCAGTACTTGTGGTATGAGGCTGATAAACGAAGGCTCTTCCCTCCTTGGATCAAACCTGCTGACACTGAACCACCCCCACTGCTGGTGTACAAGTGGTGCCAAGGTCAGTGGGCTCTTGGATTCCATGCAAAGATGATTTTTCCTATGGGGGAACTTGTGTCCTATGAGTTTGCTTAGGAGCTGAATTTTGGTTT
The sequence above is drawn from the Cinclus cinclus chromosome 22, bCinCin1.1, whole genome shotgun sequence genome and encodes:
- the TLCD2 gene encoding LOW QUALITY PROTEIN: TLC domain-containing protein 2 (The sequence of the model RefSeq protein was modified relative to this genomic sequence to represent the inferred CDS: inserted 1 base in 1 codon; substituted 1 base at 1 genomic stop codon), with product MPGKADTSPGAPFPFFRSPCPTPRREALPLRVRTPARGDEEIASASSGAAPGPSPRGXCSLYPRPGDAHRGRSRAGXGRCRCPGRVPGLGEAEPVGQRGRSHGSPAGRWMPMAFSPGLLVVAGSFAAFRLLNRGLERLVPPPPSARRNRWKWRNIWTSLAHSVLSGGGALAGFYLHPELSNDLVGTHPPGAHSLVAVSVGYFLEDFVDMLCNQKLHQSWELLFHHSVVIICFGIAVLLHQYVGFALVALLVEINSIFLHLRQILLMANLVHTTCYRLNSLINLGTYVVFRIATLAWMTRWLFLNRHNVPPATYAVGTMGMAIMTPMNIILFYRLLRSDFFKCRRDVRREKEE